The sequence AGTACAAACTCGACGAAGAAGTTAAATAAGGGACtaattcataatagaatcaatgatTAAGGACTCAATgtagaaaaataaatgatcagggacttaatccttaaaacagtCAAAGTTTAAGGGCTTAATTATTCTTCTTACCTTCTTTATTTAACCATGTAAAAACAAGACATAAAggtaattttcattttattattaCTGTAATTTTTGGTTTTGTTCGTTATAagtaaaaggcttaatacatcatttatccctgaacttgtctaaaaattttttttggcactttgaacttttaaaatgttcTGATAGCGCcctaaacttatataaaatatgCAGTTAGTCTCttgaacttgtgtaaaataaaatgtaatcaattgatcatttgGTTccaaaaaattaagttaaatgcATAAGATGTATTctacgcatcttagaatgttattgcataattcaaaaatagattaaaaataaagttattacttgctcaactataaaacttttcttctctaatattaaaatCGCATAGTCCAATCTtaatcgttttactttttttaaaacgCGTATAATATATCTTccatatttaacttactttttcaCGACTGGATgttcaattaattatattttatgaaaatttagaagctaattaaatattttatacaaattgatGTACCTATCAAAACAATTTAAAAGTTCGAAGATTGGAACTAAACCTAAGTAAAAAGAAAAGGATTTTATGGAGAAAAGAAAAACGTATTTGTCTTGGCTTGAGTTTGAGCACTCTTAATACATCTCGGAAAAGTAGAAAACTATTGTAAATCAAGATTTGCAATTAAATTCACAAATTGAAACACAAGCGCcccagttcagttcagttctaGGTTATTTTCTTCAATACTCAGATCAATGAAACTCGCAGGCCTCAAATCGATCGATAACGCACACGACGAATCTGTATGGGCGGCCACTTGGGTTCCTGCTACTCCCTCAAGACCGGCTCTCCTTCTCACTGGCTCGCTCGACGAGACCGTCAAGCTTTGGAGGTCCGATGAGCTTATCCTCGACCACACCAACACTGGCCACTGCCTCGGTGTTGTTTCCGTGGCGGCCCATCCTTCCGGCGTCATTGCTGCTTCCGCTTCACTTGATAGCTTCGTTCGAGTCTTCGATGTTGATACTAATGCTAGCATTGCAACTCTCGAAGCTCCTCCTTCGGAAGTTTGGCAAATGCAGTTTAATTCCAAGGTATTATAAATTGTGGAAAGAAACCGCTGGATTTTCGTATTAATATTTAGTTTCTACTGcttaatttgaaaaaattgtTTCCAATTTGAACATCTAAGGCTATAGTTGAAACTGAATTACTGAAAAGTGGAAAATTGCTTTATTAAATCTGATACTCTGTAGCTGCTATAGATCATTCATTTAGCTGGTTAGAAGTTTCAGTAGGACATATTACTTCTCGCTGGTTTTACATCCATTAATGGTTTCTACTTAAACTCTCCGGTGATAAATTTGCAAAGAAATAAATCTGAAGGATGATCTTTTGAAGAGAAATTGATCAATTGGTCATTTGTAATTGATCTTCTTGTTGCAGGAGAACTCAACATATTTGTTTTATTGAGCTGCTTTGCTTGTTGGTCATATAAACCTAAATTATCCATTCCTTTTCATGTACTTTGCAAACCTGCTTCCTTTCTGTTTGGCTCTTTCCTGGGAAATCGCcggcgtgccagagaattatagtattctcgaactatgcaatgaaattgagtgcgctttcCAACTTCTACGTAACAAGCGATTGTAAGAAATAAAAAGACCGAAAATTTCTAAAGGATtcaattatcaaaacgataccgaccttacatAAAATGATTaaagaacaaataaaataaaatggtaCTGGGAAATGAAAGAACTTttggatctgaaaattgaaactaGGAAAATAACTGAGAAATTTAAAAATGCTGAAGTCTAGGGATAATTTGCTAGATTTTTGCTTGGGCGTGTTGagttgtcttttttttttttaaatcgtaATTCTGCCTTTTATAGATGTTGGGGTAACTTCATGCTTCTCCATATTGAGTACCTGCTCCAGCTTTAACTTCCACGATGAATTGATAAGTACACTTTCTCTTGCTTTTTAATTGGCTCACGAAACACATGTTAAAAAATGTTAAATGGCCTTCTGATTTCCTCTTGATTTACCTTAGATGTTTCCCTTGAGGTTCACCTATTGAAAAATCGACTTAAACCTAATTTAGGCCTATTAATACATTTAAAAATCATGTAAAGCCAAAAAATTATTTATGGTGCAAACACTTACATTGCTTGTCCTtgtgccaaaaaaaaaaatggatgaGGGAGTCCTACCTCCTAAACTAGTAGTAGGTGATCTAATCTAAATAAATGTTTTGACCAACTCACTTTTTTGGTTTATGAATTCATCAGACAAGCAAAATAGTTAGCTTGTCATCTCTCCTCCTTTATTCCCTCCATCTCATACATTGGTGATGTTAAGTATAGCTGATGCCTACTTGAATTATTTGGCCTTTAAGATTTCGTGTATTGGGAGTTGTATGACTTAAATTTCTTTAAGATATGATATATGAGTTGCAAAATTGAAATTCTGATGAATAAAAGGGGGTTTTGTTCGGGTGGCATTGAAGCTTCTTAAACCTAGTTCTTTGTTGAAGTAGTAAACTTGTTTATACTAGTAGTTTTCTTGTTTTGTATTTTTGTCCTGTTAACTGCATGTAAGTGAAGCTTCTGCTTTGGGTGAGTTGGTAGTTTCCTTATCCTGCTCCGTTTCTTGTGTTTGAGTTTCAGTATAAAAAAATTGGATTGGATTAGGTTATACGTTTTAGGTGCCTCTCCGCTgctttttaccattttttttaaagttgtgcgcaatgcacttacattaaacaaaggaaGATTACATTAAAGACAAAGGAAAACCCTCGACCCATCCCACCCTATGTGattcgaacccgtgacctctaggatcataggtaagctctcaaccaacaggctaagagcttcaccaccgCTGCTTTTTACCAATTGGTTGTGCACTGCATGACCCTCTTACTCAGGCGTCCATACAATGCACCCACCTTGTCAATGTAAACTTTGCTGTCGTTATGAGCCTCATATAGGCGATGATTTGCTTCTTGTTTCATTCTTTCAGTGCCAGCTTGTGCCATCACCAGTTGTTTTGACGCCAAGTTGAACTTTTATCTTACCTGAAATATTAATTCATATCACAAATGAGGCAGCAAGACGTGCATGCTTGCGATTTGAAGCCTTTTCTGTGTTGACATAGTTGTTATCTGATGTTTCTGTAACTTTTTCCATGACGAGGTCTGCTTTTTCTGTGCGTGTGTGGAAAATTGCATTTTGGGCatgaattatttttcttaaaacaaATGTATATCGCGCACAAACTGATATATACTGTAGAGGTAGCTATGGTGCTGCCACAtgtaaaattgatattatgtgcTGCAAAATTTGGAACATGGAAAATCATGTCATCTGTTTTATATTTGCAGTCAACAAATGCTAACAATAGCTCTACCTACAGGGTACAACTCTTGCAGTAGCTGGCGGGGGGAGTGCATCAGTCAAGCTTTGGGACACTAGCACATGGAGATTGGATACCACTCTATCCGTTCCACGTCCAGAAGGACAGAAGCCCTCTGATAAAAATAGCAGCAAGAAATTTGTCTTATCAGTTGCATGGAGTCCTGATGGGAGACGACTTGCTTGTGGCTCAATGGACGGCACCATTTCTGTTTTTGATGTAGAACGGGGGAAACTACTGCACCATCTGGAAGGCCATTTCATGCCTGTGCGTTCTCTTGTATATTCTCCTACAGATCCTCGAGTACTCTTCTCTGCATCAGATGATGCTCATGTGCACATGTACGATGCCGAAGGGAAGAGTCTGGTTACAGCAATGTCAGGCCATTCAAGTTGGGTGTTGAGCGTTGACGCGAGCCCTGATGGAGCAGCTATTGCAACAGGGTCAAGTGATAGAACCGTGCGGCTATGGGATCTTAGCATGAGGGCTGCTGTGCAGACAATGAGCAACCACAGTGACCAAGTTTGGAGTGTAGCTTTTCGACCACCAGGCAGCAGTGGTGTCCGAGCTGGTCGTCTTGCTAGTGTGTCGGATGACAAAAGCATTTCACTGTATGATTACTCCTGAACATACATGGGATGTTGGCAAACTCACAGGATATTTAACTGTTAGAAGATTACTgtcttttaattatatttttgaaattgTTTCTCCTCTGCTTAAATTTGTTTTACCTTCATAATACAGTAAACAGGAGGGGCACAACCAATATTCATGGTCACCACCAGTTTTGCAGTTTTTGGCATGGATGAAAACGCAAGTAATGTAATGGGACAACAGATTTAGAATAAGATGGAGAGATGTTAACAAACTCAAAATTAACCAAATTAGAAAAACAACCAAATAAGATTTTGGACTATGTATTATCTTtgttttgatcacatggaccCTAATTCGTCCTTTACTCCACAATGTCCACTTAcaaattatttatttcttttggttacAAATATAAAGTCGTCAATAGACTATAAAAGGGTATATTACATTCATGCCTCTCAATTTTGCCCAGACTTTTTTCATGTCCTATGAACTTCAAACTTTACTAACATGTTGGTCTTTTTCAATGTTGACTACAATAGCATTTAAATCTTTCGTGATAGATctgataaaagtaatattttaagcaattttaattttgaactCTTTGTTTTGAAGTAGACTTGTCTATGGGTTGGGTAGATCTGACCTAAACCGGGTTTAACATGTCACTATCTTGTTCAAAACCAACCCATCATGTACCATATTCGCATCGGGTTTGGGCCGATATAGGCTAGAATGAGCTAATTTCCAAGCCCGGCTCTATCTGTCAAActaatgtatttatatttaaaaaattaaataaagttgaAATTAAACTATGAGTAGTTTACAAAAAAATAAGgatcaattacttaaaatatGAATCAATTTTATGAAATAGATGTTTTGTAATCATAGTATAGTGCAAGTGTAATGTATACTCTATCCATTTTTATTGAACTTGTGACTTTAGTAatgttattaaaaaattatcaaaaaaaaaaaagtaatgttATTAAAAAAGTATCGCTGCACAAGAgttgtttttgtattttaaaaGTGAATACATTTGCGCTGTATACTATCATATGGTGTGAAACtgtaatttatcaaatattaaactagtaaaataataataataaagtttaattttatatatatatataaaaggatcTAGTTTGTGCTTTTGTGACAAATTTTAAGTCCAAATCATTTAATGTGTGGGTTTGAGTAGATTCGGACCGGGTCAAATTAAACACAAAATATGCATGTCTAAATCCAACCCATTaagaatagacttaagtgtatTAGACGGGTCAACGTACAAAATCAATGTGTGTAAAATTTTAcacatttaaatttatttaccacatattttgaattttatttgttaCCTATCGGTTCTACTgtgtaaatttatttaatttccttaTGATAATCCTATTTAAATTTGTTTATatcagagataataataaaatttattcttTGTATTTAgctattagtttatatttttagttcaACCAATTTCTTTACATGGTAGCAGAGTTTTTTAGACCATATATTCACGTGAGGAGGTATatctgaaataataataaaaattattgatTTTGATAAGCTATGGACTAAAGGTTACTAAATCTTAGATCAAGTTGCAAACActaacatttttttataaattaaaggtcaaataatgctttaagctattttgtctttaattttttgtgtattaataaaaaaaattaagaatattttTCATCATTTTAAACATATTTTGATGTATTGATAAAGTCTTATGCTAGATGTGTATatgcgtttttttttttttttgaaggtcATAGAAAAATATCACATATTAAACACTAATTTATAGTAAGAAAATTatttatacagtaaaacctctatatatgaATAGACTTAGGACTCTGTATAATAATTGGGAGGTtgttactaaatagagtttggtaataGAAGTTATTACCAaattgggaccgagtttttttaaaacaaaatagaagttattcctatatagaggttttactgtaattcTATTTATCAACCTAAATATTTAAGGTGAATTTGACTTCTcttagatctaatggtgacttCTCCTTAGATTGACTTCTCATATATCTAATGGTGACTTACCTaaatattcctatatagaggttttatcTGTAATTCTATTTATCAACCTAAATAAGCTTAAATCAAACGGTgattgaccaaattcacttggtcagtcaaTGACTAGGTGAAAATTACTGAAATATTTAACATTGCACAAAGTTATATTTGTTTATTCGCAACTTACCATTTAAATATGAATTATCAAAGAAGAAAATAATAACCATAAAATATCAAtgtttttatttgtcattttacacaaacggCTATTAGTAATTAGTTAAATTTTACTAAACAAGTTTATAAAAGTAACCAGTCAAATCTGTTAAACAAAAATGTAATATGATATCTCATCATCTTTGTTGATATATTGTGGGTAAGGGGCTTGAGCTTTCCGCGACGGCATTTTCCACTAGAAAAGTCTTCCTAATGGCTTATACAAAATTGGTTTCGGTAGTAGTACACAACATGTATCCCTGAAGTATTGAATGTTAGAAGTTATTAGATTCGTCACttgatttttaataaataaataaaatcatcagagatttttttaaaggaaataaatGGATTCAGAAAGTTAAGTATACACTGTCTCATActtaacatttctttttttttttttttgataatcatACTTAACATTTCTAAATACATTTATTACACAATCTGTTTAAAGCTATTGACTAAATGACAATATGAACTAAGGATGAAATTAGTCCAGACTCGAATATAGATGATACCGCTCCATGGCAGTTGACCATATCCTAACAGATTGGGCTTTAAAAAATGGTCACCCAATGTTGGGATTTTTTTAGAAGAAtacagaagaaaagaagaaaatggtACTAACAATTTTATTGGATATGTCTGTGTTCTGTACAAATGAAAGATACACATTTATGGCCCTTTTATAGGCTTATAATGCAACCATAAAGGAGATTTTTAAAGCAAACAATAAAATCTCCACTAATTATCTCACTAACAAATAAAGACTTGGTAAAACTTGACCTAGTCAAATAACAAACTTTGAATCACAAGATTATAATCTCAACACCCAATTCTATAAAATTAAGGgaaatttacacagaaattcaggTTTGAAAAAATATCTACAACAATGtcataaaataatttgaattttatcaaattaaataaagGGTAATGCTATTTACCGCAATATTTTTTACGACTACCGCCATATTTTGACAATTATGCCCTcctcataatttaaactcaaaacCCCAAAAAACAatttcctctctttctctcccaagcataaaAATTCTAATTGGACGAAAATGGACCCAAGCATTCCCGAAGACCGTGATTTCGTAcacgaggtaatcctactatataaatttaaattaaaatttcgtttttcgatttttttttttatgttttggcCTAAACGGACGGCCGATGCTGCTCGGCCGCACGGTCAAACGGACGAACTGCCCGTTCGTCTGTGCGGACGAGCGGCATGCGCCGTTCGTTCCGCCAGCCGAACGAGCAGCACGCGCTGACCGTTCGGCCTGCGGAACGAGCAGCGCATGTCGCTCGTTCGGCCGTAGGCCGAAGTGGCGTGGCCTGCCCGTTCCCACGTACGGTGGAACGGGCAGGCTGCCCATTTAGGCAAAAATATCCCAATTTTTGCCATTTTAACCGGGCTTGCTGTCCGTTTAGCCTATACGAGGCCCGAACAAGCTcggaattataatttttaacccGACTAAGtcctaaatttatatttttatatttttaaatgtattattaataCCTACTATGTAACCGAATGTcatttttcaacatttttttacatattgttaatacatattatgcatttttttatattaaggaACCGTTAGAAGATTGGCAACCGGATGGTATTGATTACAGTTCTCGTTTTATAACGGATACTGTTTTTGCTTCGTGTGAAGATGCTGTTAGTTGGGCAAAACAGGTAGCTATTCGAATTGGGTTTGAGATTACAATATCTTCGCATAAAAATGGTGGAAAGCAAAAGCAATTgagatgttcacggggtgaacgctaCAGAGGGAAACAAGATGACGCAGGGTTAATACGAAAAACGAAAACTAAAGTGTGCAGGTGTAAATTTGAGATCAAAGCCTATCAACGGTCAGACCTTACTGGTTGGAGTataaaggctaaggctggaTTAACTGGTCAGCACAATCATTCGTTACgtgtgtatccagagggaagtcggcagatgagtggactcagtatcgcatctaaatTAATCGTTCGTGATATGAGTTCGGCTCAAGtgaagccttgtgctattttagtaGCCGTTAAAGAAAAGCATCCTGAAGACCATCCAACAATTAAACACGTCTACAACTATAGAGATAAGATGAGGAATGATgggtttgaaggtagagacttGGCTAGTCAGTTCTATCATATCGCTCTCGAGAACAAGTATGCTCTTTATACGCAAACTGAGGGTGATTCCAGCATCATTACAcatgtgtttatggcacatccagaatcagtagatttattcaggacttatcactggtacatcggcattgattccacatacaaaaccaacaagtacaaaatgccatttgttgaaattgttgggatgacgcctTGCAATAACAATTTCAAGATCGCATATGCCATCATTAAAGATGAGACTGAAGGAAGTTACCGTTGGGTCCTGCAGCGGCTGAGGgttttgattgggtttgatcTCAACCCGACTGTTATCGTCAGTGATAGGGAGTTGGGGTTGTTGAAACCGATTCTGGATGTATTCCCACATACAGCACATttgctatgcacttggcatataaaCAAGGATGTAGAAGATCGGGCGTACAGAATCATGGGAGACAAATCAATTGCcggtaaattcaagaatggaaaaTGGAGAACATTAATTGAATCTTTATCCATTGTGGAGTACGAGGAAAATCTGGGCAAGATGCATGATTCGATGAGCAGGTACAAAACTCTTATCTCGTAcgttgaggagacgtggttggtgcataaggagaagtttgttaTTGCATGGACGAAAAATTtcttacattttggcaacacaaccaCTTGTCgtgtggagagcgaacatgcgagtctaaagcaatggcttaatacatccaCAGGATCGCTGGACACGGTATGGCAAAAGGTTCATAAGCAGATAGAAGCCCAGGCATCTCATATCAGGTATTTTTCAATAAGTTCTATTGGAAGATGTTTGTATTTTTATCATGTATTTGTAAATCTCAGTCAACTGATAGTATGTTTATGTTCTTATTAGGTACATGCTTGAGAAGTCCAGGCTTCGTAAATGAGTCTTTTACTCCGGATTCCCCTTTAACCACCTGGTATGCAAAGTCTCACACTACTGCATGCAActgatcaatgttgagttagCTCGCATGAGAAGTTTGAGCCATGAAGTGAATGCGCGTTGCGGAtgtgtattgagaacctctcatcagataccatgtgcatgcgAGATCAAACAAGCTTATGAGTCCGGCGATATTATAAGTGTTGAGAGGGTTCATGTGTTCTGGAGAacacttttgattaattatggCCAGACTCATGAAACTGAAGGGTGTCATGATCAGACAGAAGATGAGAGATATTTTAAATCCTTAGTTGACCAGGTATCTAAAGGTGGCCCAGCCTTGCTGCGAAACATTTCAATACTTAtacatgatcaactacaccctgatcaagcACATTACACCGAACCTGATGTGAAAATTAACGTTCGAGGACGACCGAAGTCGGGTAAATCTACAAAACGTATGCCTAGTGCCTGGGAGTACAACGAACCTCGGCGTGGACGTGCTCGTTCTAGTAGTTCGTCTAGGAGCCGTGGTAGAAGTGGTAGGAAAATCTCTTCATCATTTGTTTATAATTTTGCATCCTCGGGTAATACAACTTTGCAATATCTAATTCATTTACACTTAACATAAGTTATGTGCGGTTTACAATATCTTATTTTGATTCAATGCAGATGGAAATACGTATGAAGTTAATGATTTCGTGCATTCTAACAAAGTAGTTGGGATCATTAAGCCGTATGTTGAAACATATTGCGACGTAGTCGGTGATGGAAATTATGGCTTCCGTGTTGTTTCTTCATACATTTTTTTCACCGAAGAGAAGTGGCAATCAGTTAGGCATCACATGAGgaatgaagtaattgctaaccgttATCGGTATGAATCTGTGTTAATTGATGGTGTTGATGCAGCAATTAATAGAATCACTTGGGACGGTGGAGCATGTTCGCCGGAGCATTGGATGCTCGCTTATGATGACATGTTTGTGATTGCTACATTATACAATGCTGCTGTAATGTTTTTCGGATACCTGGATGGAAATAACTCTACTTTTTGTGGTACTATTTTACCATTGTATGCCCCTTCCACTGCTACAAGACCAGAACGAGAGATCTGCATAGCTCATTTGGGTCCGCACTGTCGCCACTATATTcgtttaaatttatctcctaattttcCAGTCCCTAATGTAATAGAGTGGTGGAAGGGGCACCATGAACGTAGTGTTGATGGGTGGGATCGCATTTATGCAGCTAGGACAGAACAATGGACAAGACTGGTTCAACTTAGATCTGGAAAGCTTTATATgatttacaggttgattctggataacaaacattTTCTGTTTCGATCCAGATTTGTTCGTTGGAGTTACATATTGTGTCTATATTGTATCTGTAATGATCCTTTGTTGATCTGGATAGCTTTATATgatttacaggttgattctgatagattctggataacaaacattTTCTGTTTCGATCCAGATTTGTTCGTTGGAGTTACATATTGTGTCTATATTGTATCTGTAATGATCCTGTGTTGATCTGGATAGCTTTATATgatttacaggttgattctgatagattctggataacaaacattTTCTGTTTCGATCCAGATTTGTTCGTTGGAGTTACATATTGTGTCTGTATTGTATCTGTAATGATCCTGTGTTGATCTGGATAGCTTTATATgatttacaggttgattctgatagattctggataacaaacattTGCTGTTTCGATCGTACGAATGTCAACATCCATATACTTATAAAATTAAAGTACTAATATATCAAGTacataaaaagtactaaaatgcCAACATCcatatacttataataaaaagtactaaaaacaTAACCACAAATCACTTGGCCGAATTCCAAGCATCCAAAATCTGGTCGTACGAATGTCTCCACTCAGCCGCAACATCCTCATCAAGAAGGTTCATCGCGTCCAATGCACCTTCTCCCCAATTAACCCAACGGCTAACCCACTAGCAAAAGAAATAAcccaaaattaataaatatcacGTCATTTAATTTCATTCtgataattgtaaataaattgattaattaaattacGTACCACTTCGCTGTTCGAGCGAGTATGAATAACCGGTCCGGGTGCAGGCATATCCGGTAGTAGCTGAGGGTGTGAATGCATGCAGTACCACGGCATGTACTGCTCCTCACAGTCAAAAGGAGTCCGTGCAAGAGTGAACCGAGACAATATCAGCATACAAGCCTCGGGAAACGATGTCCAAAGATCCTCCGCCATATCCCCAGGCACTTCTACCCGATACTTCAAGGTGGACCAAGGACGTACGACCTTCAACGGCCTCAAGATCGGTCAGGGTATGGTCTGCACGTAACCTAGCTGGCGAAGGCATCTCCCCGGCATGTACGGCTCAA comes from Euphorbia lathyris chromosome 8, ddEupLath1.1, whole genome shotgun sequence and encodes:
- the LOC136204061 gene encoding WD repeat-containing protein VIP3, coding for MKLAGLKSIDNAHDESVWAATWVPATPSRPALLLTGSLDETVKLWRSDELILDHTNTGHCLGVVSVAAHPSGVIAASASLDSFVRVFDVDTNASIATLEAPPSEVWQMQFNSKGTTLAVAGGGSASVKLWDTSTWRLDTTLSVPRPEGQKPSDKNSSKKFVLSVAWSPDGRRLACGSMDGTISVFDVERGKLLHHLEGHFMPVRSLVYSPTDPRVLFSASDDAHVHMYDAEGKSLVTAMSGHSSWVLSVDASPDGAAIATGSSDRTVRLWDLSMRAAVQTMSNHSDQVWSVAFRPPGSSGVRAGRLASVSDDKSISLYDYS